GCGTTTCAGCGTGCTGCCGCGCCTGAGCCTCGCGGATACGCTGCGCGAGGAACTGGGCCTTTATGGGGTGCGGACCGGATGCGAGCATGGCGTTTGCGGCGCCTGCACCATCCTTGTCGATGAACTGCCGGTGCGGTCCTGCCTGATGCTGGGCGTGCAGGCGAACGGGAAGACGATCCGCACTGTCGAAAGCCTTGCCGAGGGCAGCAGCCTGCACCCCTTGCAGGAGGCGTTCCGTCGGCATCATGCGCTGCAATGTGGTTTCTGCACGGCTGGCATATTGGCGACATCGCAGGCCCTGCTCGCTGAAAACCCCTGTCCGACGCGGGAGGAGGTCCGGGAGGTGCTGTCCGGCAATATCTGCCGCTGCACCGGCTATCAGACAATTGTGGATGCGATCATGGACTATGCCGAAAACGGGCAGGCAGGCGTTGCAGGTGGGGAACGGGGACCGGCCGAATGAGCAAGAGCGAAGTCGCCCAGATACGGCCCAAATCCATCGGGACGTCCATCCCGCGCCGCGAAGATCCCGGCCTGCTGACCGGGCGTGCGCGCTATATCGCGGATATCGTGCTGCCCGATATGCTGCATATCGCGATCCTGCGCAGTCCGGTCGCCCATGGCCGGATCAGGCATATCGACACCGCCGCGGCGCGGGCGATGCCGGGGGTGGAACTGGTCTGGACCGGGCAGGACAGCAAGGCGCGTTGTCAGGGGATAGCATCAACCCTTGAACAGAAGGGTTTTGTCGCGACGATCCAGCCGCTGCTGGCCCATGACGAAATATGCTTCGTTGGCGAGGGCATTGCCGTTGTCGTCGCGCACAGCCGCGCGCAGGCGGAAGACGCGCTGGCGCGGATCGAGGCCGATATCGAGGAACTGCCCGTCGTCACTGACGCAGCGGCGGCGATCGACACGGACGA
This region of Sphingobium sp. EM0848 genomic DNA includes:
- a CDS encoding (2Fe-2S)-binding protein — protein: MRRADEDQRLDVVATVNGRERRFSVLPRLSLADTLREELGLYGVRTGCEHGVCGACTILVDELPVRSCLMLGVQANGKTIRTVESLAEGSSLHPLQEAFRRHHALQCGFCTAGILATSQALLAENPCPTREEVREVLSGNICRCTGYQTIVDAIMDYAENGQAGVAGGERGPAE